A window from Chelmon rostratus isolate fCheRos1 chromosome 13, fCheRos1.pri, whole genome shotgun sequence encodes these proteins:
- the LOC121616261 gene encoding gamma-crystallin B-like, whose product MPCTKTHKQYKSLGFITVGRIVFYEDKNFQGRYYECNSDCPELNTHFSRCNSIRVESGAWVLYERPNYLGYQYILTRGEYPDYQRWMGYNDSIRSCRIIRHTSGVFRIRVYERPDFNGQMLECTEDLSNLFDQWHFHEVHSAQVQDGAWVFYELPNYRGRQYLLERGEYRRFTEWAAVNPNVGSFRHVPSF is encoded by the exons atgccttg TACAAAAACTCACAAACAGTACAAAAGCCTTGGATTTATTACAGTTGGAAGG ATCGTGTTTTATGAAGACAAAAACTTCCAAGGTCGCTACTATGAGTGTAACAGTGACTGTCCAGAGCTCAACACCCACTTCAGCCGCTGCAACTCTATTCGTGTGGAGAGTGGGGCCTGGGTCCTGTATGAGAGGCCCAACTACCTGGGCTACCAGTACATTTTGACCAGGGGGGAGTATCCTGATTACCAGCGTTGGATGGGCTACAATGACAGCATCAGGTCTTGCCGGATCATACGACAC ACTTCTGGTGTGTTTAGGATTCGTGTCTATGAGCGTCCTGATTTCAATGGTCAGATGCTGGAGTGCACTGAAGATTTGAGCAACCTGTTCGACCAGTGGCACTTCCACGAGGTTCACTCAGCCCAGGTGCAGGATGGTGCCTGGGTCTTCTACGAGCTTCCCAACTACCGGGGACGCCAGTACctgctggagagaggagagtaCCGCCGCTTTACGGAGTGGGCAGCTGTGAACCCCAACGTGGGGTCCTTCCGCCACGTCCCCAGCTTTTAG
- the LOC121616262 gene encoding gamma-crystallin S-1-like: MEKIYYFFFTLSCSLLFQILFYEDQDFQGKSYDCKGDSADLHGYIRQCNSIKVEGGWWVLFERNNYMGYQYVVGPGEYNDYHRWMGFNNCVRSCRIIKNTKGPYKLMLFDRPNFAGRSLELTENMKSVQEKWLRHEVQSCKVLEGSWVFFEHPNFCGRQYLLEKGEYRHHSEWGALKATVASIRRIMQL, from the exons ATGGAGAAG atttattattttttttttacattatccTGTTCTCTATTGTTCCAGATTTTGTTCTATGAAGACCAGGACTTTCAGGGAAAGTCCTACGACTGCAAAGGGGACTCAGCTGACCTGCATGGCTACATCCGCCAATGCAACTCGATCAAGGTAGAGGGCGGCTGGTGGGTTCTTTTTGAGCGTAACAACTATATGGGCTATCAGTATGTAGTTGGTCCAGGGGAGTACAATGACTACCACCGCTGGATGGGCTTCAATAACTGTGTCAGATCCTGTAGgatcattaaaaat ACCAAAGGACCATACAAGCTGATGCTATTCGACCGGCCAAACTTTGCCGGCAGATCTTTGGAgttgacagaaaacatgaagtCTGTCCAAGAGAAATGGCTCAGACATGAAGTCCAGTCCTGCAAGGTTCTGGAGGGCTCCTGGGTTTTCTTTGAACATCCCAACTTCTGTGGTCGCCAGTATCTACTGGAGAAAGGGGAGTATCGACACCACTCAGAGTGGGGAGCTCTGAAAGCAACTGTGGCCTCCATCAGAAGAATCATGCAGCTGTGA
- the LOC121616174 gene encoding gamma-crystallin M2-like yields the protein MGKIVFFEDKNFQGRSYECSTDCPDLRSYFSRCNSIKVESGCWVLYERPNYTGNQYILSPGEYPDHQQWMGFNDSIKSCRSIKNVYGKSWKIRFYDKQDFGGQAAECVEDCPSVYEALKFREFHSCVVMDGAWVLFEQPNYHGHQYFLERGEYPNYTDWGATSPAVGSFRMITEF from the exons ATGGGGAAG ATTGTATTCTTTGAGGATAAAAATTTCCAAGGCCGAAGCTATGAGTGCAGCACTGACTGCCCTGACCTGCGCTCTTACTTCAGCCGCTGCAACTCCATTAAGGTGGAGAGTGGCTGCTGGGTGCTGTACGAGCGTCCCAACTACACTGGCAACCAGTACATCCTGAGCCCCGGGGAATACCCTGATCACCAACAGTGGATGGGATTCAATGATAGCATCAAGTCATGCCGCTCTATCAAAAAT GTATATGGAAAGTCCTGGAAGATCAGATTCTACGACAAGCAGGATTTCGGAGGCCAAGCAGCAGAGTGTGTTGAGGATTGCCCATCGGTTTACGAGGCCCTCAAGTTCCGGGAGTTCCACTCCTGTGTGGTGATGGATGGTGCGTGGGTCCTCTTTGAGCAGCCCAACTACCATGGACACCAGTACTTCCTGGAACGTGGCGAGTACCCCAACTATACAGACTGGGGCGCCACTTCCCCTGCTGTGGGATCCTTCCGCATGATAACAGAGTTCTAG
- the LOC121615933 gene encoding gamma-crystallin M3-like, whose translation MGKIIFYEDRNFQGRSYECMSDCSDMSSYLSRCASCRVESGCFMVYDRPNYMGNQYFLRRGEYSDYMSFGMSDSIRSCRLIPQHRGSYRMRMFERENFQGQSHELMDDCDNIQDRYRMSDCQSCNVMDGHWLMYEQPHYRGRMMYLRPGEYRSMKDMGYSGMRLSSARRIMDSC comes from the exons ATGGGCAAG ATCATCTTCTACGAGGACAGGAACTTCCAGGGGCGCTCCTATGAGTGCATGAGCGACTGCTCCGACATGTCCTCCTACCTGAGCAGGTGTGCTTCCTGCAGGGTGGAGAGCGGCTGCTTTATGGTCTACGACCGTCCCAACTACATGGGAAACCAGTATTTCCTGCGGAGAGGCGAGTATTCCGACTACATGTCTTTTGGCATGAGTGACTCTATCCGATCCTGCCGTTTAATTCCTCAG CACCGAGGTTCTTACAGGATGAGGATGTTTGAGAGGGAGAACTTCCAGGGCCAGAGTCACGAGCTGATGGACGACTGCGACAACATCCAGGACCGCTACCGCATGTCCGACTGCCAGTCCTGCAACGTGATGGACGGCCACTGGCTGATGTACGAGCAGCCCCACTACAGAGGCAGGATGATGTACCTGAGGCCCGGAGAGTACAGGAGCATGAAAGATATGGGATACAGCGGCATGAGGCTGAGCTCTGCCAGGCGTATAATGGATTCCTGTTGA
- the LOC121615930 gene encoding gamma-crystallin M3-like, translated as MGRIIFYEDKNFQGRSYETSSDCAELTSYLSRCNSCRVESGCFMVYERPNFMGHQMLARRGEYPDNQRLMGMSMSDCIRSCRMIPMHRGPFRMRIYEKENFGGQMSEVMDDCDSIQDRYRMSDCQSAHVMDGHWLMYEQPHYRGRMMYLRPGEYRSMRDMGMGPMDMRIGSIRRIMDSC; from the exons ATGGGCAGA atcaTCTTCTACGAGGACAAGAACTTCCAGGGTCGCTCCTATGAGACCAGCAGCGACTGTGCTGAGCTGACCTCCTACCTGAGCCGCTGCAACTCCTGCAGGGTGGAGAGCGGCTGCTTCATGGTTTACGAACGTCCAAACTTCATGGGCCACCAGATGCTGGCAAGGAGGGGCGAGTACCCCGACAACCAGCGTCTGATGGGAATGAGCATGAGTGACTGCATCCGTTCCTGTCGTATGATCCCCATG CACAGAGGTCCATTCAGGATGAGGATCTACGAGAAGGAGAACTTCGGAGGTCAGATGTCTGAGGTGATGGATGACTGCGACTCCATCCAAGACCGTTACCGTATGTCCGACTGCCAGTCTGCTCATGTGATGGACGGCCACTGGCTGATGTACGAGCAGCCCCACTACAGAGGCAGGATGATGTACCTGAGGCCTGGAGAGTACAGGAGCATGAGAGATATGGGAATGGGTCCCATGGACATGAGGATCGGATCCATCCGACGTATCATGGACTCCTGTTAG
- the LOC121615931 gene encoding gamma-crystallin M3-like yields the protein MTMGRIIFYEDRNFQGRHYETSSDCPELTSYLSRCHSCRVESGCFMVYDRPNYMGNQYFMRRGEYADYMSMMGMSDCIRSCRMIPMHRGSYRMRIYERENFGGQMKELMDDCDNIQDRYRMSDCMSCNVMDGHWLMYEQPHYRGRMMYLRPGEYRSFRDMGMSGMRFMSMRRIMDSCN from the exons ATGACCATGGGCAGG atcaTCTTCTATGAGGACAGGAACTTCCAGGGGCGCCACTATGAGACCAGCAGCGACTGCCCTGAGCTGACCTCCTACCTGAGCAGGTGCCACTCCTGCAGGGTGGAGAGCGGCTGCTTCATGGTCTACGACCGTCCCAACTACATGGGAAACCAGTACTTCATGAGGAGGGGCGAGTACGCTGACTACATGAgcatgatgggaatgtcagACTGCATCAGGTCTTGCCGTATGATCCCCATG CACAGAGGATCCTACAGGATGAGGATCTATGAGAGGGAGAACTTCGGTGGTCAGATGAAGGAGCTGATGGACGACTGCGACAACATCCAGGACCGCTACCGTATGTCCGACTGCATGTCCTGCAACGTGATGGACGGCCACTGGCTGATGTACGAGCAGCCCCACTACAGAGGCAGGATGATGTACCTGAGGCCTGGAGAGTACAGGAGCTTCAGGGACATGGGCATGAGTGGCATGAGGTTCATGAGCATGAGGCGTATCATGGATTCCTGCAACTAA